CTCCCCGCAACAGGTATGAGGAAGAAATCAACCGGAGGACCAGCAGCGAGAATGAATTTGTTGTCCTGAAGAAGGTGAGGGATGGGGGTGTCCAGAGGGGGACTGTGGGTTCAGGAGGCTGAGAAGAGGCAGGGACTCCTTTGGGATGCAGTAGAATGGAGGGGTGGACAGGTGAGTTTGGGGGCCAGCTTGTTGAGGGTGTTCCCGAAATGCTGGGGCCCTGACCCTGAAGCAGTAAGTCTCAAAAGTGTGTTGCTAATGTGAATCTTGAAAAGTTTTTGAGTTTTTAATCTCTCCAGGGTCCTGAAAGTGGAATTAAATTAATGGGCAGCATGTGAGTGTGTTGTGTGGGGGCCTTAGGACCTGGGGTGTTTTGCATGACTGGCCAGGATGAGGAGCTGATGAAAGCTTCCTTCTGGCCAGGAAAGCCCAGGTTTGCCGGCCCTTTATTTGACTGAGGGGAGGAAATTTGCAGGCTAGGAAATAAACCCAGAGAGGCTTTGCCATTTGCCCAAGGCTGCCAGACAGCTGGTGGCAGGGCAACCAAGTCAGACGGTCTTCGCTTACTGTTCAGGATGTGGATTCTGCTTATCTGAGCAAAGTGGACCTACAGTCCAAGGCAGACACCCTGAATGAGGAGGTCGatttcctgaaatatttatttcaatcGGTGAGTCAATATCTCAAATATTTCTATGAGATAATGAGCTCAGGTCTCATAAGaaacccttctcttctctacatcTGTCAGGGGGTGTGGGCTGTAAGAAGGGGAGGTCTGACACCCAACATTACCCCCTGGGGATCCCTCTCCCCAGTCACCTCAAGTCTGCGGGCCTGGAGTCAGAATCGTTTCAACCCCCAAAGCTCAGGGTTCCATGTGTGGGGCCTtggagatgggaggtgggagatggtgaaacagtctctgcttctgtctgGAAATGAAGGTTAATGCCCAGGACATATGGGGTAAAACCAACCAGACAGCTTCATCAGCACTGGGGAGTAGATAGGCCCATCAGGGAACTCTGCAGAAGAGGGCAGTGTGGGTCTTAAAGGGAATGCAGATGAAGACTGGAGAGGTGCGGATAACACACTCCTCCCAACCCTGGTCTAACTTGGAGGCGCCTTCTCTGGACTGCATGCTGTGCTGGGAGCTTTACTGGGTCTTGGGTATCTCCAGTCTATAGATGAGAGAACAGGGGCACTGAGAGACAGTTCCTTGCTCAGTCACCTGGCTGGTTAGCGGTGGAGCCCAGATACTAAAGCAAGTCTGAGCGTCTACACACATGGAATCCTTTCTGCTGCCTCTGGGAGCTCATGTGATCTTAAGGAACAAGTCTGCCTGGCTGGAGGTCCTGCTCAAGATAGTGATCAAGCCAGAGTAAGGAGGGATGGAGGGTCCAGGAAAGGCATGATGGGCGGCTCTGAGTTCAGGCTCCCTTCTCCTCTGAGCCTAGATCCAGATGCCTGTACCTTTAGTGAAGGTCCCTCTGGGCACACAACAGTGATTCTAAGAGCTCTTCCTAGAGAACTTTTCTCTCTCAAGGCTTCCTCAGAAagccttggtggtggtggtggtggggggggcagtagagggaaactgaggtcctGGGAGGGGACTGGAAGAAATCAGCCTGTGTTCCATGCCTTGCAGGAGCTGTCTCAGATGCAGACCAACATCACCGACACCAGCGTCATCCTGTCCATGGACAATAACCGCTCCCTGGATTTGGACAGCATTATCGATGCCGTGAGGATTCAGTATGAGGAGATTGCACAAAGGAGCAAGGATGAGGCTGAGGCCCTGTACCAGACCAAGGTGAGCATCTCTatccccagcccaggcctggTACCCCGAACCGAGCATACCTCCCAGAACTTgtattgtctttttcttatttctaaagtAAAACATGTTTGCTATAGAAAATTTCAAGATTACAGCTAAAGATTACTCATATCCCACTACCAATATGAATATGTCAGCATATTTTCCACTCGTTCTTTGTAGCTAACCTTTATTAAAAACTCACACATATCAGGCACTGCACTAAGTCCTGTTATACACAGAACTTCATTTACTCCTTACAACAACGCTATGAGGTAAAGATTCTTTTATTGTTTTACCAATAACAGAGCATGAGGTTACCAATTTCCCTTGGCTCTTATGGTTTGGAAGTAGCAGAGGCAGAACTTAATTAAATTCAGGTGTACCATCTACACATCCATGCTCTCAGCCACCatgatgttttcttattttttcataatgatatctttaaaaatatctttttatatttttctattttgtttattacTTGCGAATACCTTTCTCTGACATTAACTATTTGACATCATTTTTAAGAGCAGTGTGGTACTTCATGGTAAGAATATGTCTCCAGTTTTCAGATAAACATCTTCGTAGCTAAATTTTGGGGCAAATCCTCAGTGACTTGTTTAACATAAATGGACTCGGAACTTTCTGGAGGGCGAACACTGCAGTTAAGAGTCAAAGGCCGGTCACTAAATTCTGAACAGCTGGCGCTGGAGATTTGCTTTGTGGATTACTTGTGACCAACTCCAATCGTGGCTGGCCTCTATCCCACTGTCCTGTAGGCAGGTGTTCTGAGTGCCAGACGGGGGAGACAGATGGTCAACAGTGAAGACTTCAGAATGCAGAGATGCACTCGAGCCCACGCTCTCCCTTGTTTTCTTCAGAGGCACCCCACTCTGCTTCCTCTGTAACAGTCACTGAGCCCCGGTTTTGCCAACGGCCTGCAGGCGGAGGTCCTCATGATGGGGCCCATAGACACAGGAATGGAGGTAGAGAGGAACATGTGAATAAAGAGGGAACATGCTGAGGGCCTCTGAAGAAGTAAGGTCCTGAGTGTTAGAGAAATCATTCTGGAAAAGGGGAGGAAGGAATATGGTGGGATGGGAAAAGTGAGAGGGGCCCAGTATGGGCAAAGTTTAGATGTGGGAAAAAGGAGGTAAAAAGTTGTATCAAGAAGTAGGTTTGTCTTGTTTGGTTCTGATTCTGAAACTCTGTCTCGAGATATaggtgcctctgtgtgtgtgtgtgtgtggtgtcacaGTTCAAATGAGGGAGGTTTGGTACAAGTGTAAGTGTGTGTATGGGGGATCACAGCTCTAGGGAGGCTCACTCTGGGACCTTCCCTAGGGGAGAGCAGCCTTGGGCAGGGTCTGGGAAGGCAGActcactctttcctggagaagtgTGTGATGAGCAGCAGGCTGACCATGATGCTGCCCTTGACCCTCAGTACCAGGAGCTCCAGATCACAGCGGGAAGACATGGAGATGAGCTGCAGACCAGTAGGACAGAGATCTCCGAACTCAACCTCACCATCCAGAGGCTGCAGGCAGAGATTGGCAATGTCAAGAAGCAGGTGAGATGGATGCTCAGGGTGGCTCTCTCTCAGAGAGAGCTTCTACCTCCCATAACCCTCTGCCTCATGAAGCTCTGGAAACTCATGCCCCACATGGTTCTTCTCCTTGACTGTCTCCCGAGTAGATCGAGCAGATGCACACCATCATTTCTGATGCAGAGGAGAGGGGACACCAGGCCCTCCAGGATGCACAGCAGAAGCTGCAGGACCTGGAGGCCGCCCTGCAGCAGTCCAAGGAGGAGCTGGCCCGCCTGCTGCGTGACTACCAGGCGCTGCTTGGAGCTAAGCTGTCCCTGGACGTGGAGATTGCCACCTACCGCAAGCTGCTGGAGGGCGAGGAGAGCAGGTGGGCTGTGTCTCCGGGCCAGAGCGCAGGCAGGCTGCAGCCCTGGAGCAGTGGGATTTTTTAGAGAGTCCCTATTTATACAATCCCAGCTTTCCTgggaattggagaaggcaatggcaccccactccagtactcttgcctggaaaatcccatggatggaggagcctggtaggctgcagtccatggggtcgctgagtcagacacgactgagcaacttcactttcacttttcactttcctgcattggagaaggaaatggcaacccgctctagtgttcttgcctggagaatcccagggacgggggagcctggtgggctgccgtctatgggggtgcacagagttggacacgactgaagtgacttagcagcagcagcagcagctttcctGGGAAGATGGGTAGCTCAGGGTGAGCAGAAACGTTCAAGTCAGAAGCAGAGGATGTGTGAGTGGGCAGCGTCATTGTCATCATTGTCCTGTTCCCCAGCGCAATGTCCCTAATACCACAACTTAAGCCACCGCAGCCAGGTGGTGACCCCCAATGCTAAAAGGCTTCACGAAAATGCTTCAAATCCCCTCTGCCTGCACTGGTTCCCTGACCTCCCTGCTCCCAACACACCTCCCCTGCTCCTGATGTCTCCTGGCTGATGATTGCTTTCCTTCAGGCTTTGCGGATAATACTGACTGTGTGCCCCTTGGTTTTTACAGGATGTCAGGGGAGCTGCAGAGCCAAGTGAGCATCTGTAAGTAGCAGAGCCCAAGATTGGGGCTggttggggctgggggagggagggcccATGAGAAGACTGGCCAGCAGAAATCTGGCAGCAGGCATTTTGTGTCCAGTCCTACACAAGGAAAAACAAAGTAAGCAAGGACAACTGCACAGCCCAGAGGAATGGGTTGAAATAATATACGACCTTACTTCtcctttattttgatttttatgatGCCTAATAATCAGAAGTGGCTTAGAATTCTTCAGGGTGTAGCAATAACGAAAATGCGCCCTGACATCCCTTTGTATTAGGAGGAATACTTCTGAAATGGGGGAGACTTTCATCCATCCTTTTGGCAAGTCAGATGCTGCCAGTGATGAAGGATGTAGGGGGCTGCTCCGAGGGCAGGTGCAGGCAGGTCCGCCCTGCCCAATCCTCTGACCCCCGTGTGGGCTGTCCTTGCCCCCACAGCTGTGCAGAGCAGCCAGCTCACTATCGGCGGAGGTGCCCGGGGCTCTGGAGGTTACGGCGGAGGCGGAGGTTACGCCGGCGGCAGCAGCAGTGGAGGCTACGGCGGCGGCGGCTTCCGCGGGGGCTCGGGCGGCTACGGAGGGGGCTCTCGAGGGGGCAGTGGAGGCGGTTATGAGAGCGGCGGTGGGAGCCACGGAGGGATTAGCATAAGTAGCAGCAAGTACTGGGGCAGAAAAGGCGGCACCTCCGGAATGCAGATAATCCAAACGTCTACCAGCACCTCCCACAGGCGAGTCCTGGAGTAGAGCGCCAGGCTTCCGGGACGCCAGCCTTCTGCAACGCCTCACAAGCACTGCCTCCTGCCCGCCACCCGCCACGCCCTTCCTGACCCCCATCCCCTTACCTTTTCCCGATGGGTCTCAGCAGTTTTGCCAATACATTCCACTCTAGACAGGGAATCAGGTGGATAACCCCAAACAGAGATCTCTATTTGGAGGGCACTGACCGGTAGTCCAAACACAGCCGGGCACATTCTCAAGTCAGATGCCTCAGCTGGCCCTGTTTCTGTCCTTGGGGACACTTGCAGATTATGGAGAGTTGATGTCGAGTATACCAGGTTTCTCACTCCAGGCTCTTTTTCTCACTCCAGGCTCCCCTTCTTGCACCTGGGCTTCTCTGTGAGTAATCCATTCCTTAGGGCTGGGgttcccaacctccaggatctaatatTAGCTTGATGACCTGAAGtagagctgatataataatagtagaaataagatacacaataaatgtaatgcaattgaatcatccagaaaccaTCTCCCCCCACCCTCTGGTCCAGGgacaaattgtcttccacgaaactaatccctggtgtcaaaaaggttggggaacGCTGCCTCAGGGGACTTGAAAATGAGGTCTTTGGGTGAGTAGCTGAGGACAAGGCAGGCCAGCTTGGTAAGGAGAACTTTTGTGCCAGGGGTCAATTCCTGCCTCTTGGTCTGTAGCCCCATCCATTGCTGTTGCTGGAGAGTGTGGATTTACCCATCTGACACCTGTGAGTCCTGTCTAGTCCTGATTCTGAATCTCTGTGTCAGGAAACATTATCCCTTGGGTTAACAGCCCAAGACGGGGTATCCAGAGAGCAGAAATGCTTGTCCACAGGGAGGACTGTAACTAGCAGTGAGTGAAGGAGTCGATGGACTGCAGTCTGGCTCTATTCCGTCCTGACTTCCTTTAGAAGCTCCATTCTTTGGAAGTGTGGCCCTCCTGAACTCTGCTTCATAATGACCCTCTGGAGAATTGCCCAGCAGGCTGGGCACATTCAGCCCATCACTGATCTGTCCAGGTGCTCAAGCCCTGAGGAGTTTGAGAATCACGCTTGGGTTTTGGGACGGTTCAACCCTGAACTAGTGTGCAAGCTGCCAGTTGTTAGCACGGTatagcttcatgctcttcccagaTTGCAAAGTCCCTCCTGACTCCTGTTCTCTGTGATTCTCTCTTTGTGAGACTCTGACTGTTTATTTTGGGTCTCATATAAGATACTTGAGATATGCTGGAGAGGACAGGATGGGGAAAATATGACCAACTAAGGGGGCCTTGTGGACCTTGAGAGAGGGCTGGCTTTGCTACTTAGATCTGGATTTACCTCTGCTTGTTCGCTGAGTCCTAATACGATATTCATGTCAGTGACACTCTTGAGGCATCTGCTGGACTCAGTGTGGGTTTCCTAGGAAGTACTGTGACCTCATCATCTCCTGGTTGAAGGTTGTACCTTGAAGGGCTTGACATTTCTGGTGTCTCTACAATAAATTTTCTGTGTTCTCCAAACTGCTATTTGATCACATgagtttactctttttttttttttttaaactttctgcaGGCTTCTGGAATTACTCATAATTGAAAAGTAAAGTTTACAgcttttattagttttttattgCATGAGTAATACTTGATCCTCAAAAACCTTGCACACACAATCATACTAATATAAACCTTAAAGTGGCTGATCTTTGAAAAGTCAGTTACACATTTGTTCAGGAGGAATTTGTTTTGCTCCCATTGTGCGGCAGGCAGTGGCCTATGCACTGGGAATGTGATGTTGAATGAACACATTTCGGAATCTGAAGGCACTCACAACACAAACGGGGAGGGTTCAGTGGGAGAGGAAATTGGAGTGTGGGCCCCCATGGACCCCCTGGCCTGAGGGTGGAAGCAAGGCCATATTGAGGACAGGGGCAGACCCACTGCACAGGAGCAGTGGGGACCACAGGCGGTGACACGCTGGGGAAGGGAAGTTTGGTCCCAACTTGAAGGGCTGGAAAGTAGAACAAGTGGGGGAACAGAGTCAGAGCAGCTATGGACATGGAGTCACGGAGGggcctccagacaggggaatggTCTGCTCAGAGTCTTGAAGatcagaaagtgtgaaagtgtgtgTGACAGGGGACAGCCAGGTAGGAGAGACTGAACTGGGGAGAGAAGAAGCTGAGGCCATTAACTCAGCAGAGTTTATGGTCAGGGGTGTCTTTAACTGATGTCCCCAAGGGAGGCAGAGATGCAGAAATTCAGGGTGGATCAGGTTAAGCCATCACCTTATCCTCTGTGATATTTCTGAGTCCATGTAAAGGAGTCACGTAAAAGATGTGACCTGCTTTCTCATTCTCTGAAGGAATACAGATGGCATTTGGATATGGGAGTCATTCAAACAGACCTGCAACTCATTCTGATGAGACATTGTGTTCCCATGTGTACCCCCACATTCTCTTGGAGAAGTTTCTCCCCATCTCACCTGTCTTGGAGGCAGGCCTGCGGGGCAAGAACTGGGAAAGGGAAATGTGGGCAGAGGGGCTGCCCAAGGGGAGGGATGAAGGGAGCAGACAAATACAATTTCTACACGTCAAAGTCAAAGAGCACAAAGACCAGGATGGGAAGACATGGATAAACAGCAGTGAGTAGAAACATGATTGAAAGTATTCAGCTGACGGTGACAGCACATGAGAGAGTAGTGAACTGGCTTCGAGGACAGGCATGGGGACCAGGAAGAGTATAATGTGCAGAGCctcctttttctcatctgtagaaacAGCCTAGAAGAGATGACCAAGATGGACAGGTGGGAACGCAGCAGATTTGGCTCAATAttagaagcatcttttaattgatCCTGATGTGAGAGAGGCCACATGGACTTAGCACATTGTAAGCAGATGTTGGCTAACCATTTGGCAGGAGGTTGAGGGAGGGAGTGAAGGATGGGTGGGGTTGTGTGTATGGCAGCATTTCACGTCTTTGTTGCCCTAAGAGTTTGTGCAATGAAGCCTGAGAAAAAAGGAATTCTACTCTCTATTTTATATTTGGGAAAATTGAGGTCAGATGCCAAGGAAGGATCACGTCATGGAGAGGCCAAGAGCTCTTTAACCAGGACTGTTTTCTGGCATCACCAGACCTATTTCAGGGTGTGGATTTGATTATCCCTGGGATCATGCACGTGTGTAGGATGTATATGATGTTCTTAGGGAATCCAAATTGGCTCTGGAAAAAAATACAAGGGCAAGGCCAACCAGAGGCCATCTTTCCCATACTTCTCCTTCTGGGCAGGAGTTGGGATTGACTCAGAAAGCATGGCCCTGCCTTTTCTTTTCAGAAGCCCTGACCATCCCCATTATGGAAGACTAGGGGGCAGATGGAGGGAACTATGTGCCTGAATCCAAGGATTCTTGGAACAGAGATTCTACAAAGCAGTGAGATGTGAAGGTCAAGGAGAAGGAAGGATCTTGTACTCTAAGGAGAAGTTTCACAGGATATTCTGGGGCTGAACAATGGGGCTGGGCTCAGAGACCAGAGGAGGTTTCCTGGTACAAACATTGTTTCTGTTAGAGACAAGGAGAGATCCCATCAGAAGCAAATGCCTCTCATCTTTAGCTCAtcctggtgaaaaacatgaatggggCCACAGTCCTTTACTATGTACAAAATGCTTTCACATGCATTCTCTCAGATGACCCTCACTGGCATTGGGAAACTGCTGTGGAGATCACACATGGTCCCTTCCACGGGCCATAAGGTGTGCCATCCCTGTTTCTGGTCCACGCTTTTCCTGCAAGGCAGATACTCAGAGGGAGAGCCAAGCAGACCCATCCACCCACCAGCAGAGGGGCAGACAGGCGGGAGCACGGCACCCAGGGCAGAAAGACTCCCAGGGAGAGTGTGCTAGCTGACCCTCCCTCTGAGAGGCTGGGGCAGGGCGGGGAGCTCTGGGAATCTAAATGTAATCCCACCAGCTTCTCATCTACATAGATTTCTATCTTGAGACACAGTGAAGAGGAGGAGCAACCACGGCTCAATAAAATTCTCACTCTGTCTGACAAGGCATACGTTTCTGGGCTGGGAAAGTCTTTGGTTTAAGGAAGTCTGTAAAGAATGTCGCCTCACCCTCAGTGACTGGCCCTTTGGCCCAGGAGGTGTCTTCAAATTATAAGCCAGGGGCTCTGATGGTTCCTCTTCAAGCTCAGTGTAACTCCCATTCTTTTGTTAGAACCACTGCCCTGGTTTTTATCAGCTTTCTGATCAGTCCTGGAAATTGTATGTCTTCAGATTGATCAATGCTCTGTTGCAAGGCTGAGTTGGGAACTTGGGATGCTGGGAGCTTCTCCAGCTTGGAGGATCTGTTCTGAACATCCCAGTGCTATGCCTGAAGGGCTTTTAGGGGTGTTCCAGTGATGTGGCCCAGCTTCCACACCTGTCGCAGTGTGCCCGGCCCCAGGGATCGCCCAACAAAGCAGGCATCCCACAGGCATCACCATCCTGGTCTAACTCCCTTTAGCTCAGGCGCACTCAGCATTCCTTTCTGTAGTGGTGGGCCCCTAGCTTCCTATTACAGATTTATGGACCCCATGATTCCCTTAGGTTTCTTCTCACAAGATGCCCTCATTTCAAGAACTTGAACTTCCTTTCCAGGTCTTTTCACTGTTTTCAGTGAACCATGGGGCTTGTTCCAAAGCTTTTCCTGATTATTATGTCTTCTTCTAGGTCCTTCCAAATGCAAAGGCGAGAGAGAGAATCCCTGCTCCCTCTCTCTATCATCTACTACACTTCAGTTTCCCTGTAAGTTAGATATaatctctattttatagatgaggaaagcaagatcagagagggtaagtgacctgcctagggtcacacagctagaaattTGCAGTCAGGAGGTAGACTATGCCTCAAAGTAAGACAATCCCTACCCCTCTTCTTCCACATACTCATCTTGAACTTCCTCTTTTCTGGCCTCTGCTCTGCTCCAGCATTGCCAGTGGGTGACTGCTGGGGGCCTCCTTTGTTGTCAATCTTGGAACAGGCTGCCCCTAGCTCTTCACCTGTCTCCCCTGTGTAAGGAGCCTCGGCCCTTGCTCTGCTGACTGCCGGCTTTCAACATCTCACCCCGCCTTCCCATTGTCTGTGATTCTCCTTTAGGCCTTCCAGGCTTTTGCTTTCCCCACTGCCCTGAAATTTTCTTCTCCCACGTCCCTGGTGGAGTCCCGCAGGGCTGGGTGGCTTGTCATTGCATGTTTCTCTTTGACTCTTTTCTCAGTCCCATCCCTTGAAAAGCTCTCAAAATAACACCACActgctcctccctctcccctcagccTACCTGTGACAGCCTCATCTCAGTGATCAGTTCTGGGGAGTGTGTGTGAAGATCCTGGGGATTGGAGGTGCTCCGGCACTCTGTCTGGCACTGTTAGGGGTACCCCTCAGGGACAGGAAATCCTGTGGGAAGCTGGGGAAAGAACAGGGCTGAGAAGGCACCCAAAGACACAGAGGACTTAGTCTTGCTTTCAGAAGGCTGACAAAGCAACTGAGAGACAGCAAACACATATGCACCCGAGTGAAAATGAGCCAACCTATACATCAATATGCATTTGAATCTGGCAGCAACTGAACTTTGGAAAAGAAACCAGTGGAGCAACTGAGTGGTGTTAATCAAGGAACACTCCCTGGAGGAGTGGACCTGTCCACTGCTTAGTGGAACAGACGAGATATAGGCATCTGTCTTCAAGGCCTGCTAGACCAAAAACAGATATTCAGGCCCAGAAGCTGAAGAATTGAGATCTTGACTATGGGCAGGAGTTTGAAGACAGTTGCCAAGGCAACTTGAAGGTCTTTTAGAGAAGAGTAGAAGTAGGCTTGGAAGATGGAGTGGCacagagaaaaagggaagaagatAATTTGGCCTGGGCAACGTGTGAGCCCTGGTAAGAGGGTGATAAAGCTGATAGTGATGCAGGTGGTGGAGGCAGGCCAATGGCAAGATGAGACCCATGGGATGGATGAAGGAAGGCATGTACTTGAGTCTAATGAGCTGGCCTTGTCAGTTACCACCTGGGCACATATTTATGAacataaaatgtcttttttttaaaaaattggaagatAACaattttacaatgttatgttaatttttactgtacaacaaagtgagtctGCTGTATGTACACACggatctcctccctcttgagcctctgtcctcctaccccatcccaaccctctaggtcatcacagagcaccaagctgagctccctgtactatacaaCAGGTTTCTATGATGTCCTTTctttaaaatggggctaataactCTTGCCACAGGgactttttgtgatttttaaacgAATTGTAGCTCCTACCACATGACTGGTGCCTGTCATTGTTAGTATTTCCTTCTGGTTGCATTTTGCCTTTACTTTTATAAGTGCAGGGAACACAAATAAGCCAGAAATGAGGGCTTGTGGTTATTGTCTTTCTCCcatctttgcttcttaatatcACCACACACTCATCACCATCCTGGGGACTCGGTAGGACACGAACTTGGTGAGCAGGCAGCATTTCAGTTTCCAGTCGTTTGAGGTGACCTCAAAAGTAAGCAGTGAAAAGAGAATGGAAGTTTGATTCAGGAATTGGAGGAATCCCAGGAATTGACCATATGACTTGGGAAAATTTTTTGACATCTCTGGGTCTGCCTTCTCACTTTTTTGATAGGCAGGTTAGATGGTGGCATCTTGGAGGGATTCTCTTCCCACTCATTTACAGGAACCAATTCCCCTAGCCCATTCTTGAGCTCTTCTCCAGTTTCAGAGGAATAACACTTGAATCAGAACCAGAAAACTCAACTTCTAGTCCCAGATGTGTCTTTTCCAAGCTGGAGTATTTAAGATGCTgaatctctctgagtctcagttttatgTTTCATAAAATGGCTTGAAAACAGCTTAGTTCTCAGGACTCTTGTGGGAATCGTGTCTGTGTCTGTTCTTGGTGAGGTGTAGGGTGCAGATATAAGCTGATGGTTATTTTATGCCTTCTTGTTGCTTCTAGTAGCAGCTAGAGTAAGTTTTGCAGTTCTATAAATTGTCTACAGACTGTTTGACTATCCACCTCTTTGATTCTTCTCTATGTCAGTTTCTTAGTTTGAGGTTGGAAGCATGGATCACTGCAAAGATCAGTTGTGGGCTGGCAGAGGTaagaatgaacacacacacactcacacacacgcacacatatgcacaccccTCCAAACTGCTAGAAGGAATCGGTTGTGCAGTGATATGTCTCATGAGGGAGTGTGCTGAACTAAAAGGATTTTGATTGCCTGTTAAAAGATGATTAGGCAACAGGCATCACCCAGCCAAGACCATCCCAAGTCCCATTGTTCCCAGTGAGGGACAAGATCTGGATTACTCATTCCCTTAAGAGATGGTTGGTGTAGCAGCTCAAGAATGGTAGCTTTGGGACAGAGTCTGAGACAACAGTGCCATGGAGATGAGGGGAGGGGGAGCACTGGAGAGGTGAGGGGCACTCTCTGGAGGAGAGTGTAGGGcaaaaactgtggaaaaagaGGATGGAAAAGGCACAGTGGTGGGGAGCACACTGGAGAGGGTGTCCTGCTTCGTAACCATagggtgatgggaccagatggtcTTTAGTGACAACCTCCCTCCTGCATAGTTTGTATTCCCCAGTGGAGCCCTCACACTTAAGTCTATGACTGATCAGTACTACTCAAGGTAGCTTAAAGCCAGCTGAAGTCAGAATCCACTGCTCACAGAATCTTCAATTCTGTATTTACATGCCAGGGTGAGGAGCATGCCTGGCTTCTAAGAAGTGTCAGAATGAAAGTCTGTGTAGGGTCCAGGTCTTCCCAGATCCCAGTGCCACTACTGCCCATTAAGACTAACCCAAGTGCTGCTGTTCAGGAAGGCCCCTGGGGTTTGTTTCCTGACCCACTGTAATGCATGCTGGGTCCTTTTGCATCTGAATGGAGCAAAATCCagatcaccaactcgatggacacgagtttgagcaaactccgagagttggtgatggacagggaattctggcctgttgcagtccatggggtgacaaagagtcaaaAAAATTGAGAGGCAGAACTGAACTGGCAGCAAAATCCCTACTGAATTCTGAATCTCTCCTTCTCAGAGTAAACTGGAAAAACATTTTCCAAGCACGTGCACATCTATGGAGCCATGGACTCAAAGGGATAACTCAGGCCTTCTGCCCTTGGAGCTCTCTgcaagggaatggcttcccatgCTATCTGATTTTACACACAGTGGGCAGCATACCCCAAATTCAGCTTCTGTGCTGTCATATAACACGTGGGTTAGGGTCTTGTGCACTGCAGTTTGGCATCCCCTGTTCAAATACCAGCCATGCTGTCTGCCATCTATGTAAACTTGGCAGGCTGACcaatctgtgtctcagtttcctcattttaaaaatgggtagCATAGTAGCGTCTATCTCAAAGCATTTATTgaaagttaatatatataaagctctttcctggtgacccagtggtaaagaatccac
The sequence above is drawn from the Dama dama isolate Ldn47 chromosome 3, ASM3311817v1, whole genome shotgun sequence genome and encodes:
- the KRT77 gene encoding LOW QUALITY PROTEIN: keratin, type II cytoskeletal 1b (The sequence of the model RefSeq protein was modified relative to this genomic sequence to represent the inferred CDS: substituted 1 base at 1 genomic stop codon); its protein translation is MSHQFSSQSAFSSRSRRVYSAGSSVGFGGGSRAVRSMCQARGRCGGGGGGYGSHARGFTSRSLYNLGGSKSISISLVGRSASGFCHGGGAGGGFGGGRSFGGGGFGGRGFGGGGYGGGGLGGAGFRGGNLGLGGFGPSCPPGGIQEVTINQSLLQPLHLEVDPEIQRVKMQEREQIMVLNNKFASFIDKVXFLEQQNQVLQTKWELLQQVNTSTQTNNLEPIFESYISKLQKQVDFLRAEQMRQSLEIRSMQDVVDDYKNKYEEEINRRTSSENEFVVLKKDVDSAYLSKVDLQSKADTLNEEVDFLKYLFQSELSQMQTNITDTSVILSMDNNRSLDLDSIIDAVRIQYEEIAQRSKDEAEALYQTKYQELQITAGRHGDELQTSRTEISELNLTIQRLQAEIGNVKKQIEQMHTIISDAEERGHQALQDAQQKLQDLEAALQQSKEELARLLRDYQALLGAKLSLDVEIATYRKLLEGEESRMSGELQSQVSISVQSSQLTIGGGARGSGGYGGGGGYAGGSSSGGYGGGGFRGGSGGYGGGSRGGSGGGYESGGGSHGGISISSSKYWGRKGGTSGMQIIQTSTSTSHRRVLE